GGCCACGGGCTCGCGCGCGAGCCACCTCCTCGAGCAGAAGATGCTGATGGACGAGGCGTTCGTCGGGGGCACCCGGTGAGCGGCGACGCGGCGAGCCTGCAGGACAGGTACTCGCCGCAAGGCCGCTGCTTCGGCTGCGGGCCGGCGAACGACAGGGGGCTCCGGCTGAAGAGCCGCGTCGAGGGCGACGCGGTGGTCTGCGACTTCACGCCGGAGCCGCACCACGAGGCGTTCCCGGGGATGCTCAACGGCGGCATCATCGGGGCGCTGCTCGACTGCCACTCGAACTGGACCGCGGCCTACCACCTGATGAAGGCGCGGGGGGCCGACGCGCCGCCGTGCACGGTGACGGCGGACTTCCACGTGAAGCTGAAGAAGCCGACGCCGCTCGGCGGCCCGGTGCACCTGCGGGCGCAGGTCGCCGAGGCGGAGGGCGACCGCGTCGTGGTCGAGGCGACCCTGGAGGCGGGCGGGCGGGTCACGGCGACGTGCCGCGGGACGTTCGTGGCGGTGAAGGAAGGGCACCCGGCCTTCCACCGCTGGTAGGCGCCGGCTGACGCGCGGCGCGGGCGGCTGCCGCCGCTCGTTGACACTCGCACACGCACACGCCGGCTGACGCGCGGCGCGGTCGGCCCGTCCGCGACCGGGAAGGCGTTGCTCGCCGCCTCCGTGGCACACGCGATGCTCGCGCCCCGGCGCGCGGCGTTCCCGGCGTGGCGCGTGGATCGGATCCGCCGTCCTCGCGGCGCCGCGCAGCGAGGAGGATCCGCAATGAAGGCAAACACCGGGGTCGCGATCGCCGCGGGAGCGGTCGCCGTGCTCTGCGGGAGCGTCGCCGCTGCGCAGGACTTCGAGGGCGAGGTCCCGCCGAGCTACCTGCGCTCTCCGCTGGGGGCGCCTGCCAACGCGCTCGAGCTCGGCCTCAACCTCGGGTACGCGCAGGGGTTCGGCGACATCGGGAGCGAGCGGCGCGTGCGCGACGTGGCGGGGCCGGGGGCGGGCGTGGGCGTGAAGCTCCTCTACCGCGCGGTGCCGAAGGTCGGCCTCGGGCTGACGTCGCGCTACGAGCAGTACACGGCGCAGGGCGCGGAGCAGGGCGGGGCCGACGTGCGCGGCGTGACGCTGGGCGCGGAGGCGAGCTTTCACCTGGCGCCGTTCGAGCGCGTCGATCCGGTGATCTCGCTGGGCAGCGGCTACCGGGCGCTGTGGACCGCGGCGCCGCCGGGGGTGAGGGGCGGCACGGTGACCCACGGGATCG
The DNA window shown above is from Sorangium aterium and carries:
- a CDS encoding PaaI family thioesterase; this encodes MSGDAASLQDRYSPQGRCFGCGPANDRGLRLKSRVEGDAVVCDFTPEPHHEAFPGMLNGGIIGALLDCHSNWTAAYHLMKARGADAPPCTVTADFHVKLKKPTPLGGPVHLRAQVAEAEGDRVVVEATLEAGGRVTATCRGTFVAVKEGHPAFHRW